The Mercurialis annua linkage group LG7, ddMerAnnu1.2, whole genome shotgun sequence genome includes the window TTCTTCTCTGATAGAAATTGTGAGTCAGTTTCACCGTATGCAATGAAAATCTTTAGTTGGAACCCCAAAGAAATAGAGAATCCTTAAACAATACACGCCTTAAAGTAATATGTTAGAGATCAAAATTCCAATATTGTTTTTATCACGGAATCTCGTATTAGTAGGTCTAAATGCAATTTCCTTAAGTTTTATTttcctaattttaattatttagctGTTGATGCGTGAGGCAGGAGTGGTGGACTGATATTGATGTGGAAAACAGAATTCTCTATTAGCATTTCCAGTTTTTCTCGAAATCACATTGATTGTGAACTCGAGGTGTCAAACTAGGGTGGGAAATGGCGAGGTTCTAGAATTAATGGTGGGCCAGAATATGGAACTCGACAATGTACGTGGGATAATTCAGAGACTTCACTCGGTCTCCATGGTCCTTTAGTTAGTTTTTTGCGACTTCAATAAAATTCTTTAGAGTAGTGAAAAAAATGGGTGGAAGGCCGAAAAGGTCTCTATGATATAAGTGTTTCGAAGAAATATTGATGAGTGTGCCTTGACGGACTTTGGTCGGTCTAGTTATTTGTTTACTTGGGATAATAGTCATCGGGTCTAAACAATATCCGTCAAAGGCTAGATATGTTTTCTGCAACCTTGGTTACGTTTGTTCCTAAAATGTTCGATTTCTCATTTGTTCTGATTGGCCTCTGACCATTCCCATATTCTTTTGACCGTAAAGGGATCTCAGGTAGTTGAAGAGAAACAATGTTTGTTTCGCTTCTAAGCTATATGGGCGAGATATTTGCAGTGTGCTAAGGtagttaaatttgatttatctTCTTCCGTTTAGAGGACAATTTATGCATGTGCTTCAAGACCGAATTCTTGGaatgatctgaagaagaagaagaatgatgaTGAATCTTTTTGCCTCGAAATCTGATCATAtgtgatggagtctgccttctgattcGGTTGATTAACCTGCAAAATAAGATAGAAGCTAACCAGACGGTGGTTGTTCGATTAACTCTcagatgctaaagtcagtattgagtTTTGAGCAAcgttttgagtatataaatgtagttgtgtgtttaggcatacatcaagctctttatatagtagttgaaaGAATACCTTGTAGACTTCGAATAGGAAAGTGATttctatttagtagggtttgaccctgaatAGGAGTATAGTTCCTTATGGAAGAGATTTGGCGATCTTTATGTGCCAAAACTCCTAACCTTATTCAGAGGTTAAAGGCGTTTAGATAGAAATTAAAGGCTTGGAATTCATAAATTTTTGGTGACCAAAACAAGAAAATCAAAGATATTGTTGCGTAACTGCTCTCTATGGATTTAGCTGAAGAATCTGGTATTCAGTCAGAAGAGGAGAGGGCTGATTATGTTAGTCTACAGGCTGATTTGTGGAAAGCAGAGAAGAATGTTAACTCTTTGTGGATGCAAAAATCAAGGCTTAACTGTAATGATGAGGGCGATAAGAATATTAAGTTTTTTCATAGAATTGCTTCCGTTCACTAGAGGAATAATCATATTTCTTCTATTCTTGCGGATGGAATAACTTTTTCTTAGCCTAAGGATATTCAGCTTCATATCAGGAATTTCTACATCTCCCTATATAGTCGGGCAACGAATGTTAGTTTTGATATCACCGACCTTCACTTCGATGCGATTACTGATGAACAAACCTTTTCCTTGATCAAGCCTTTTGATCAGGCTAAAGTCTTCAACGCCATTGCTTCGTGTGGTTCTAAGAAGGCTCCAGACCTTgatggatttaatttttatttttatcaaaaagctTGGTTTGTGATGAAGGGTGAAATTGCCGATTTCTTCAAGAAGTTTCATGATTTTGGTACCTTATCCAAAGGTATCAACTCGTCTTTCATGGTTCTTATTCCAAAGGTGGCAGGATCTTCCAATTTCAAGGATTATCATCCTATCAGTCTGGTTAATGGCTTTTATAAAATACTTTCTAAGGCtctcactactagaaaactcaTCCCGCCAATATTAGCGActgaaattccgtcgctaaaagggGCGGGATGATTCCCGCCAATTGTTCTTTCCTTTTAGCGAcgaaatctgtcgctaaaagtaatacaTATAGCGACAAATTTTgtagtccgtcgctaaatacttacttttagcgacggattccacaatccgtcgctaaaagtattatttttataaaaaattattaagtaaagaaattattaattaaaaaaataaatattaatttaaataatattaattaaaaaataacttattacaaaaataattatttattatttgttgtttttatttaaaataattattaaaaaataatttattaattatttatttataaataattagtatgaaaaaataattactttataTTGCGGGAGTAACTTTTTGTTACtttaagatatatttaaatatacataaatatataataagaatATGAGTTGGTTGTGGTGTAGCTATGCGCGGGGTGACTACAAGGTTAAAGAGGATTGTGTCGGAGCAATGTGAAGGATGAGTGACTTACTGGTAGGTTGGAAAATTTACGAAAATCGCAGGTGGTTAACAGTGTGTGGTGTATAGCGGGTGGGTGTGTTATGAAGGgcgaccgattaaataatattttattttacgattttaattaattttttttatttttaaaaataagcgtcgctaaatctgtcgctaatttgttaaaaatccgtcgctaatttttttaatcccgtttttaaaattttagcgaCAAGAAAAATAACGACGGACtatgtccgtcgctaaacgtgATTAGAGACGGATTTTGCCATTTAGCGACGAACTAAATGGTTGTTTTTTTAGTAGTGTCTTAGCAGGAGATTAGCGCCTATTCTTTCGATTGTTATCTCGGATTGTCAACATGCTTTCTTGAAAGGAAGAATCATTCTGGACTGTTCGATGATAGCAAATGAGCTTATACATAGATTACTTGTCCTAAAGCTTGGCTTCCATAAAGTTTTCGACAATATTAACTGGTGTTACCTTTTCACTGTTATGCGTTGTATGAAATTCCCTGAGAAATAGATTGAGTGGATGTTATGTTGTCTTTCTATAGCCACTACGGAAGTCCTGGTTAATGTTAGCCCAATCGATCCTAT containing:
- the LOC126656881 gene encoding uncharacterized protein LOC126656881 — protein: MDLAEESGIQSEEERADYVSLQADLWKAEKNVNSLWMQKSRLNCNDEGDKNIKFFHRIASPKDIQLHIRNFYISLYSRATNVSFDITDLHFDAITDEQTFSLIKPFDQAKVFNAIASCGSKKAPDLDGFNFYFYQKAWFVMKGEIADFFKKFHDFGTLSKGINSSFMVLIPKVAGSSNFKDYHPISLVNGFYKILSKALTTRKLIPPILATEIPSLKGAG